Part of the Cottoperca gobio chromosome 1, fCotGob3.1, whole genome shotgun sequence genome, ACATTTGACAACCAACAATGAACAAATACGTGGcatttttgtttgataaatattaatttgtagCCATGGATTATCTGCCAATTGACAAATCGATTGATGGACTAATTCTGTAAAGATCAAAGGATTATAAATATTGTCCTATATCATATAATACCTGTcctatgtgtctgtgtggtgagGGGAGACCTTGTCGGCGGAGCTGCTTTGATTGGCGGAGGAGGTCAGAGCTGTCTTTATTATTGGGGTCCCGCAGATCCAGCATGCTCTGGGAGAGGCGGGCCATGATGTTGACCCCTTCTCCTTGGCGATGCCCGTGCCCTGACCCTGTCTTCCCTCCGTTGTTCAACAAGTCACTCTGCTCCAACTGGGGACATTCATAAAACTCCTCCTCTGATGCTGTGGAAGTGCTTGAAGGACCATCTATGGCTGCTCTGTCGCACATGACCTTGGTGCTGTCTTGGCTGCCCTCGCCGGTGCTGCCAGAGTCCCCGCCATCATCCTTTAATGCCATGCGGCCACGGCCTGGTGTCAGCTCTTCCCGGGTTTCCTTTTTGTTGACGCTATCGAGACTTTCCAATTGGTCCATTTTCATCAGAGTGACCTGTGGTTGACCATGCTGCTCTGAAGAGTTGGGGTCTATGATTAACTGCAGTGTGCGCCGTTTGGGAACAGGAGGTGCTGCAGGTTGAGTCTCTGCAGTTTGATTAGCATTGTCTGTTGGCTGTGAATCAGCAGTAACATTGGATGGTGATGATGCATTCAGTTTGTGTGTATCCTGTGTTAAAGGTGTGTCTGGCTGCTGAGGGGGCCCTCTGGAATCTGTTGCATCAGTTTGGTCTTTATTTGGAGCTGTGTGCGTTTTCTCTTTGACCTGTTTGTTGGTTGGACTCAGAGGAGTAGATGCGTCTGTATTCCCACATATATTCTTTGCTGCACTTGCAGCATTTGCACCCTGACCTGAAGCAGATTCCTCAGTCTGCGGTGGTACCATCAGGGGTGTGCTGAAGCGTATAGCCCGGCTGGTCGAAAACATCTCCGACCTCTGTAAGTGAACCTGATTGGGGCGCTTTTCATCCCTGATGTTGATAAAGCCAATCACGTCGCTTGGTGGGTCTGGCTCTGGCCAGGTGGGCAGGTACGGGATCAGGTACGCTTTCTCCAGATGGGCTAACCCCGGATGTAAGGGTGGCTCTTCGATGACCCCCTTAAGACGTCCTTTCGGAAACTTTAGCCCAGTGGGATTATGGGAGTTCTTGTTGCTGGAATTTTGGTCAGAAGAAGTGTTACTTGTGTGGGTTCCAGTGGTAACAAGGGAATATTTGGGATTGATGAGCTTCCTTGCAATAGCAGCTGACACCGGAGCAGGAGCCACCTGAGGGACTGGGTCAGGGATCGGCTCATCTACCATGGGGACCTTGTTGAGAGACACACTTCTGGACACGAGGTAAAGATCACGAAACTGCAGGTCGAAGGTCTCCACTGCCTGTCCTGTGATCACAGTGATGAGGTTACGGTCCAAACGAGATGAGGACCAGGTGAAGCTGGAATAACACAGACATGGAAACATAAATTCACAGCAGTAACTTTCCTATTCATGTGCTCAGATTTCAAACATTTGCTTCGACTAAATCTGTCCCGGTTCATGTTTGTCGATTCCCAACTCTTTCCTCTATGTCACAACTCTTATTGAGAGAAGCCAACCTATAGGTGAATCATTACACCAGAATGTTTTGTACCCTGAGTTCATGCATCACATTATGCTCTTTGATTGCATGATTTTTTCACACTTCAATACAGAAGTTGGTATTGGCAGATGATGATCAATGTCATTGTTGCAAAATGCCCTAGAAAACTAGAATTACTGCGTTGCAGTTGTATGCCTGCGCCAACCGGTCAAGTTACAGttcacatccatgtctgtccaaaatgtcatcacttcatcattttaatccaattggacatttgtgtgaaattgtcataattaagCATattaattcttgagttatggccaaaaacgtgttttgtgaggtcaaaGTGACCTTAGACCACAAACTTCGTATCTGTGAATCCTTGTGTCCCCGAGTGGAAGTTTGCACctaatttgaagaaattccctcgaggcgttcctgagatatagCATTAACGAGAATGGGAAGAACAGACAAACATAATCCGGCCACACCTGTCGCCGCCACCGAGGAATAAAAACAGTGAGTAACCCCTAACTGGATTTTTAgatgatatttaatatttagattATAGCCCATTTCAAATGATTTTGAAGGCACATTTTTGTTTGCAAACACATTAGACAATATTGGTGAAAATGGTGCTGTAACTGTGTCGCTTTCAGCCCATTCATCTCAG contains:
- the fam83gb gene encoding protein FAM83G isoform X2, which codes for MALSQVQCLDNHHVNWRVSESKPEFFYSEDQRLAIEALVTEGRDAFMDYIRETGVREFLSEPELEQIAHVAEAYRPGHEHLQKPDTPGPGNITPGSGGYGGDGEVSLQYWPDRSEASVAELDLGWPDASSYRGVTRVTVYTQPPTEGNTHIKEVVRKSIASAQRVIAVVMDVFTDVDIFRDLLDAAYRRKIPVYIIIDMAAVPSFLSMCGRADMHRGHLKNLRVRCCGGVEFFTRSAQKVRGALSQKFLLVDVDRAISGSYSFTWSSSRLDRNLITVITGQAVETFDLQFRDLYLVSRSVSLNKVPMVDEPIPDPVPQVAPAPVSAAIARKLINPKYSLVTTGTHTSNTSSDQNSSNKNSHNPTGLKFPKGRLKGVIEEPPLHPGLAHLEKAYLIPYLPTWPEPDPPSDVIGFINIRDEKRPNQVHLQRSEMFSTSRAIRFSTPLMVPPQTEESASGQGANAASAAKNICGNTDASTPLSPTNKQVKEKTHTAPNKDQTDATDSRGPPQQPDTPLTQDTHKLNASSPSNVTADSQPTDNANQTAETQPAAPPVPKRRTLQLIIDPNSSEQHGQPQVTLMKMDQLESLDSVNKKETREELTPGRGRMALKDDGGDSGSTGEGSQDSTKVMCDRAAIDGPSSTSTASEEEFYECPQLEQSDLLNNGGKTGSGHGHRQGEGVNIMARLSQSMLDLRDPNNKDSSDLLRQSKQLRRQVVPDI
- the fam83gb gene encoding protein FAM83G isoform X3, which gives rise to MDVFTDVDIFRDLLDAAYRRKIPVYIIIDMAAVPSFLSMCGRADMHRGHLKNLRVRCCGGVEFFTRSAQKVRGALSQKFLLVDVDRAISGSYSFTWSSSRLDRNLITVITGQAVETFDLQFRDLYLVSRSVSLNKVPMVDEPIPDPVPQVAPAPVSAAIARKLINPKYSLVTTGTHTSNTSSDQNSSNKNSHNPTGLKFPKGRLKGVIEEPPLHPGLAHLEKAYLIPYLPTWPEPDPPSDVIGFINIRDEKRPNQVHLQRSEMFSTSRAIRFSTPLMVPPQTEESASGQGANAASAAKNICGNTDASTPLSPTNKQVKEKTHTAPNKDQTDATDSRGPPQQPDTPLTQDTHKLNASSPSNVTADSQPTDNANQTAETQPAAPPVPKRRTLQLIIDPNSSEQHGQPQVTLMKMDQLESLDSVNKKETREELTPGRGRMALKDDGGDSGSTGEGSQDSTKVMCDRAAIDGPSSTSTASEEEFYECPQLEQSDLLNNGGKTGSGHGHRQGEGVNIMARLSQSMLDLRDPNNKDSSDLLRQSKQLRRQGLPSPHRHIGQLFQTSKSPGRDMRQRGPKVIIAKPGSFHRPTRAAVPVIGGHRYWQGQTLHSDLAQQRVETRSGRSPRRHSPGYKKVDQASQHPPANQSGLLGVSFSKLSNFKHLKARGTESQNKASQYNKADR
- the fam83gb gene encoding protein FAM83G isoform X1; translation: MALSQVQCLDNHHVNWRVSESKPEFFYSEDQRLAIEALVTEGRDAFMDYIRETGVREFLSEPELEQIAHVAEAYRPGHEHLQKPDTPGPGNITPGSGGYGGDGEVSLQYWPDRSEASVAELDLGWPDASSYRGVTRVTVYTQPPTEGNTHIKEVVRKSIASAQRVIAVVMDVFTDVDIFRDLLDAAYRRKIPVYIIIDMAAVPSFLSMCGRADMHRGHLKNLRVRCCGGVEFFTRSAQKVRGALSQKFLLVDVDRAISGSYSFTWSSSRLDRNLITVITGQAVETFDLQFRDLYLVSRSVSLNKVPMVDEPIPDPVPQVAPAPVSAAIARKLINPKYSLVTTGTHTSNTSSDQNSSNKNSHNPTGLKFPKGRLKGVIEEPPLHPGLAHLEKAYLIPYLPTWPEPDPPSDVIGFINIRDEKRPNQVHLQRSEMFSTSRAIRFSTPLMVPPQTEESASGQGANAASAAKNICGNTDASTPLSPTNKQVKEKTHTAPNKDQTDATDSRGPPQQPDTPLTQDTHKLNASSPSNVTADSQPTDNANQTAETQPAAPPVPKRRTLQLIIDPNSSEQHGQPQVTLMKMDQLESLDSVNKKETREELTPGRGRMALKDDGGDSGSTGEGSQDSTKVMCDRAAIDGPSSTSTASEEEFYECPQLEQSDLLNNGGKTGSGHGHRQGEGVNIMARLSQSMLDLRDPNNKDSSDLLRQSKQLRRQGLPSPHRHIGQLFQTSKSPGRDMRQRGPKVIIAKPGSFHRPTRAAVPVIGGHRYWQGQTLHSDLAQQRVETRSGRSPRRHSPGYKKVDQASQHPPANQSGLLGVSFSKLSNFKHLKARGTESQNKASQYNKADR